One window of Microcoleus vaginatus PCC 9802 genomic DNA carries:
- a CDS encoding CHAT domain-containing protein translates to MARPESPCLSIAIARLRTAGANHFATWVLQAPYPSGYVHHDCMWPDTLSQSWKAWQEMFSPSGTIHELPLNPDGSFVSPENNQNILAETEQRSPQSLDLAPATPSVPLHLGQRGWADKGDQHPPRPPASYSSRLMQHLGMNLWQWLFEGPIQGSLQESKGIAIGQNLPLRVRVDLREPYLIALPWEIMQPQAGQPAISLSQQLLFSRTTSNVEPLPPLQPAESLNILLVLGQAEPGRGANSQFSSSNNRHLQLGEEALALAGILESAFETDDSGKYSDISVPTRVDTLIEPTPAELISRLETQAYNILFYAGHGIPGPDGGLLFLGPETAINGTELAQVLVRCRVTLAVFNACWGAQPAVERLHSTNGQQQAIARSSLAEVLIHHGVPAVLGMRDSIADREALSFIQTFAQALAGRMSIDRAVAVARQQLLTLYKFNQPAWTLPVLYMHPEFDGQLTEPVDDLKTELPLNSSTWLGRLPSCAYLRGRDRPNAKSTESTNQVWPIRAGMVRVGRWEENDVVIREQWVSQKHAEIFCRNTIGDSRGEPSYFLRDFSRYGTLVLGHEGWQRVHHQELLLRSGTQLKFGSSQGQIFEFTIEVPKTSGYSETDCGTN, encoded by the coding sequence ATGGCGCGCCCTGAAAGTCCTTGCCTCAGTATAGCGATCGCTCGCCTGAGAACCGCTGGGGCAAACCATTTTGCCACTTGGGTTCTACAAGCTCCCTATCCCAGCGGGTACGTTCACCACGACTGTATGTGGCCCGATACCCTATCTCAATCTTGGAAAGCTTGGCAGGAAATGTTTTCGCCCTCCGGGACAATTCACGAATTGCCCCTAAATCCTGATGGCAGTTTCGTCTCGCCGGAAAACAACCAGAATATACTGGCAGAAACTGAACAACGAAGTCCTCAGTCGCTAGACCTCGCTCCAGCGACGCCCTCTGTGCCGCTCCACCTCGGTCAACGGGGGTGGGCCGACAAAGGGGATCAGCATCCGCCTCGGCCACCGGCAAGCTACAGCAGCCGCCTGATGCAGCATTTGGGGATGAATCTTTGGCAGTGGCTGTTTGAAGGGCCGATTCAGGGTAGTCTCCAGGAAAGTAAAGGTATCGCGATCGGGCAAAATCTACCCCTGCGAGTGCGCGTAGACTTGCGCGAACCGTATTTAATTGCTTTGCCTTGGGAAATTATGCAGCCTCAAGCCGGTCAACCGGCAATTTCTCTGTCGCAACAACTGCTGTTCAGCCGCACTACCAGCAATGTTGAACCTTTGCCACCCCTGCAGCCTGCGGAGTCGCTCAACATTTTGCTAGTTTTGGGACAAGCAGAACCCGGCCGCGGTGCTAATTCTCAATTTTCTAGCAGCAATAACCGTCATTTGCAGTTGGGAGAAGAAGCACTCGCCTTAGCTGGCATTCTGGAAAGTGCTTTTGAAACCGACGACAGCGGCAAATATTCCGACATCAGCGTTCCGACTCGGGTCGATACTCTGATCGAACCTACTCCGGCGGAACTAATTTCTCGGCTGGAAACGCAAGCTTACAACATTCTGTTTTACGCCGGCCACGGAATCCCGGGCCCCGACGGCGGCTTGCTATTTTTGGGGCCGGAAACGGCGATTAATGGTACTGAACTGGCTCAGGTTTTAGTTCGGTGCCGCGTGACTCTGGCGGTGTTTAATGCCTGCTGGGGAGCTCAGCCGGCGGTGGAGAGGCTGCACTCAACTAACGGCCAGCAACAGGCGATCGCCCGCAGCAGTTTGGCTGAGGTACTGATCCATCACGGGGTGCCTGCGGTGTTGGGGATGCGGGACTCGATCGCCGATCGCGAGGCCCTGAGTTTTATCCAAACTTTTGCTCAAGCTTTGGCCGGACGGATGTCGATCGATCGGGCAGTCGCCGTCGCCAGACAGCAGTTACTAACGCTCTACAAGTTCAATCAACCGGCTTGGACGCTGCCTGTGCTGTATATGCACCCTGAGTTTGACGGTCAGCTAACTGAGCCGGTAGATGACCTGAAAACTGAATTGCCTTTAAATTCTTCTACTTGGCTGGGACGCTTGCCGTCTTGTGCTTATTTGCGGGGGCGCGATCGACCAAATGCCAAATCCACCGAATCGACCAATCAGGTTTGGCCGATTCGCGCAGGTATGGTTCGAGTCGGACGCTGGGAAGAAAACGACGTAGTGATTCGAGAACAGTGGGTTTCTCAAAAACACGCCGAGATTTTCTGCCGAAACACTATCGGAGATAGCCGGGGCGAACCTAGCTACTTCCTGCGCGATTTTTCTCGTTATGGGACTCTAGTTTTGGGGCATGAGGGATGGCAGAGAGTTCACCACCAAGAATTGCTGCTGCGATCGGGCACTCAGCTAAAATTTGGCAGTTCTCAAGGTCAGATTTTTGAGTTCACTATTGAGGTTCCTAAAACTTCGGGCTACAGTGAGACTGATTGCGGAACGAATTAA
- a CDS encoding gfo/Idh/MocA family oxidoreductase: MMSKIGVAVVGTGFGQKVHLPGFQAHHRTEVVAVYHRNLDKAKDLASTHNIPYACDSIADIVAIPEVAGVSISTPPFLHFEMAKTVLEAGKHLLLEKPTALTANEARELYRLANNESQTDFKNGGSRAIATMDFEFRFIPAWQMLAELLAAEYVGEKRLIKIDWLVSSRADASRPWNWYAQKERGGGVLGATGSHVFDYISWLFGPPQRLSGQLITGISRRPDPNDSGNLKLVDADDSCTLMLELAGGTPCQVCLSSVTYQGRGHWVEIYGSKGTLVLGSDNQQDYVHGFRLWGSQGGEPLAEIKIPQRLEFPQVYPDGRIAPFIRVVDRWVEAIDAGKSLIPSLREGVYSQLLMDLTQESNATGTWVDLPNIDKFLGTK, translated from the coding sequence ATTATGTCAAAAATTGGCGTTGCAGTAGTCGGTACAGGTTTCGGTCAAAAAGTACACCTTCCCGGATTCCAGGCCCATCACCGGACAGAGGTTGTGGCTGTTTACCACCGGAATTTAGACAAAGCAAAGGATCTCGCCTCTACCCACAATATCCCCTATGCCTGCGACTCGATCGCCGATATAGTAGCCATCCCAGAAGTAGCGGGCGTCAGCATTTCCACACCGCCATTTTTGCATTTTGAAATGGCAAAAACCGTCTTGGAAGCAGGCAAGCATTTATTATTAGAAAAACCCACAGCCCTGACAGCAAATGAAGCCAGAGAACTTTACCGATTGGCAAACAACGAATCCCAAACCGATTTTAAAAATGGTGGTTCGAGAGCAATTGCCACAATGGACTTTGAGTTTCGCTTCATCCCCGCATGGCAAATGCTAGCAGAATTATTGGCAGCAGAATATGTGGGAGAAAAGCGTTTAATTAAGATAGATTGGCTGGTGTCGAGCCGCGCTGATGCGAGTCGCCCCTGGAATTGGTACGCGCAAAAAGAGCGAGGCGGCGGAGTTTTGGGCGCGACAGGTTCTCACGTTTTTGATTATATTAGCTGGCTGTTCGGCCCGCCGCAGAGGCTTTCTGGGCAATTGATTACAGGAATTTCGCGGCGGCCCGATCCGAATGATTCGGGAAATTTAAAATTAGTTGATGCCGATGATTCGTGCACGTTGATGTTGGAATTAGCCGGGGGAACTCCTTGTCAAGTTTGTTTGAGTTCTGTTACTTATCAAGGGCGGGGACACTGGGTGGAAATATACGGGAGTAAGGGTACGTTGGTGTTGGGAAGCGACAACCAGCAAGATTACGTCCACGGATTTCGCTTGTGGGGTTCCCAAGGTGGAGAACCTTTAGCTGAAATCAAAATTCCTCAAAGATTGGAGTTTCCTCAAGTTTATCCAGACGGGAGGATTGCACCGTTTATTCGAGTAGTAGATAGGTGGGTAGAAGCAATAGATGCCGGTAAATCTTTGATACCGTCCCTCAGAGAAGGGGTTTACTCTCAGTTGTTGATGGACTTGACCCAGGAGTCGAATGCTACGGGAACTTGGGTAGATTTACCGAATATAGATAAATTTTTGGGCACTAAGTAA
- the gshB gene encoding glutathione synthase → MKFAFIIDPLARLIPGHDTSVALMEAAQELGHEVWATQANELSVIGGKTWAMLSRVALTPVKLVDGRWEAAEAWYQVEHPTLQPLEAMDAVFMRTDPPVNIPYLYATYLLDGIDPTKTLVVNSPKGLRAANEKMYALQFEGAIPETIVSQNKQVIRQFVEKKGAAVLKPLGGKAGEGILFLEADDRNLNSLVEISTQQGQIPVMVQTYLPEAKEGDKRIILLNGKPIGAINRIPTGNEFRGNMAVGGRVAKTEITDRELQICAQLEPVLQRDGLYFVGIDIIGGYLTEVNVTSPTGIREIDLFDGVSLGKQVIEWVEKEEGRRKKEEG, encoded by the coding sequence ATGAAATTTGCATTCATCATCGATCCCCTCGCGCGACTAATTCCAGGACACGATACCAGCGTAGCGCTGATGGAAGCCGCTCAAGAGTTGGGTCACGAAGTCTGGGCGACTCAAGCCAACGAACTAAGCGTCATCGGCGGCAAAACCTGGGCAATGCTAAGTCGGGTAGCCCTCACCCCAGTCAAACTGGTAGATGGACGCTGGGAGGCTGCGGAGGCTTGGTACCAGGTAGAACATCCTACTTTGCAGCCTCTCGAAGCAATGGACGCAGTATTTATGCGGACAGACCCCCCAGTCAACATTCCTTACCTCTACGCTACTTACCTTCTAGACGGCATCGATCCCACTAAAACTTTGGTAGTTAACAGTCCCAAAGGATTGCGGGCGGCGAATGAAAAGATGTATGCTTTGCAATTTGAGGGAGCGATCCCCGAGACAATTGTTTCTCAAAACAAGCAGGTAATTCGGCAATTTGTTGAGAAAAAAGGAGCAGCAGTTCTTAAACCGTTGGGTGGCAAAGCTGGCGAGGGGATTTTGTTCTTGGAAGCCGACGATCGCAATCTCAACTCCCTGGTCGAAATTAGCACTCAACAAGGGCAAATTCCAGTGATGGTTCAGACTTATCTGCCGGAAGCAAAAGAGGGAGATAAACGGATTATATTGTTGAACGGCAAGCCCATTGGTGCTATCAACCGCATTCCCACTGGCAATGAATTTCGCGGCAACATGGCCGTCGGCGGCCGAGTCGCAAAAACAGAAATTACCGATCGCGAACTGCAAATTTGTGCTCAGTTAGAACCCGTGCTGCAACGGGACGGACTGTACTTTGTCGGCATTGATATCATTGGCGGTTATCTCACAGAAGTTAATGTCACCAGCCCTACAGGGATCAGAGAAATTGACTTGTTTGACGGCGTTAGTTTGGGCAAACAAGTAATTGAATGGGTGGAGAAGGAAGAAGGAAGAAGGAAGAAGGAAGAAGGATGA
- the grxC gene encoding glutaredoxin 3, translating into MTPKVEIYTWRTCPFCVRAKALLKRKGVDFTEYAIDGDEAARAQMSDRANGGRSLPQIFINDQHIGGCDDIHRLDTQGLLDPLLAAK; encoded by the coding sequence ATGACCCCTAAAGTAGAAATTTACACTTGGAGAACCTGCCCGTTTTGCGTTCGTGCCAAAGCACTGCTGAAGCGAAAAGGGGTTGATTTTACAGAGTACGCGATCGACGGAGATGAAGCAGCACGGGCTCAAATGAGCGATCGAGCCAACGGAGGGCGCAGCCTGCCCCAGATATTCATTAACGACCAACACATAGGCGGCTGCGACGACATCCACAGACTCGATACTCAAGGCCTGCTAGATCCGTTGCTAGCAGCAAAATAA
- a CDS encoding PEP-CTERM sorting domain-containing protein — translation MCTPLAKLAIGLSATMATAFYYLAAAPPASAQVDVCGPGNYSSACAPSQESTATEPDPPLAAQPGLSQIYTSTPSRNSTSIPEPGTAIAVLLTGAGMICSCRKRNKQVGPQR, via the coding sequence ATGTGTACGCCACTGGCAAAACTAGCAATTGGACTCTCTGCCACCATGGCAACAGCGTTTTACTATCTAGCTGCCGCCCCTCCGGCTTCAGCACAAGTAGATGTGTGTGGGCCTGGAAATTATTCTAGTGCCTGTGCCCCCAGCCAGGAATCAACAGCAACGGAACCCGACCCGCCATTGGCTGCCCAGCCGGGTTTGTCCCAAATATACACAAGCACACCTTCGAGAAACTCCACTTCTATTCCTGAACCGGGTACTGCGATCGCAGTCCTACTGACAGGTGCAGGAATGATCTGTTCGTGCAGAAAGCGAAACAAGCAGGTTGGTCCGCAGCGCTAG
- the hflX gene encoding GTPase HflX, with protein sequence METIYGHLQGLKSSQLKQLEKLYHQRLPGDRITTAEFAQRVAAISTEIDKPICAYINRRGQVIRVGVGSPRQTQIAPLELPRYGGGRLSGIRCIATHLKPETPSEAALTAMAIQRLDALVWLTLTGGGFQRRGGGATGYIQETYLAHLIPQGDQPNFEFSVLSAQLEPDSTDEIEEPSIEKSLIKTQHFPWKISEPLNLDELANQDFLDLVEGLEAEFEAEFVAKQVDADQDKVLLVGVMTQHMTQLEFEDGLAEITRLVESAGGQVLQTVRQKRSRPHPQTVVGEGKVQEISLAAQTVSANLVVFDRDLGPAQIRNLETQIGIRVVDRTEVILDIFAQRARSSEGKLQVELAQLEYALPRLRGRGQAMSRQGAGIGTRGPGETKLETERRTIAKRISRLQQEVNQLLAHRFRLRQNRHHHEVPSVAIVGYTNAGKSTLLNLLTNSEVYAADQLFATLDPTTRRLTIPGVTGEPLSIVLTDTVGFIRELPSSLIDAFRATLEEVTDADALLHLVDLSHPAWQSQIRSVMNILTDMPVTPGPALVVFNKIDAVDGDTLALAREEFPQAVFISAAKGLGMETLRDRLAQLVEYALYPR encoded by the coding sequence ATCGAAACCATCTACGGCCATCTTCAAGGTTTAAAGTCCAGCCAGCTCAAGCAACTCGAAAAGCTTTACCATCAGCGACTACCGGGCGATCGTATAACCACGGCAGAATTCGCCCAGCGCGTCGCAGCCATTAGCACAGAAATAGACAAACCAATCTGCGCCTACATCAACCGTCGCGGACAAGTAATTCGCGTCGGCGTGGGCTCACCCCGCCAAACGCAGATTGCGCCCTTAGAATTACCCCGCTACGGGGGAGGTCGCCTCAGCGGCATTCGCTGCATCGCCACCCACCTGAAGCCAGAAACCCCAAGCGAAGCAGCTCTCACCGCAATGGCAATTCAGCGCCTGGACGCCCTCGTTTGGCTGACACTGACCGGCGGAGGATTTCAGCGCCGCGGCGGCGGTGCGACTGGTTACATCCAAGAAACTTATCTCGCTCACTTGATACCCCAAGGAGACCAGCCAAATTTTGAGTTCTCTGTTTTGAGCGCTCAGTTAGAACCAGATTCAACTGATGAAATAGAAGAGCCTTCAATTGAAAAGTCACTAATCAAAACTCAACACTTTCCCTGGAAAATATCAGAACCGCTGAATTTGGACGAACTCGCCAACCAAGACTTTCTGGATTTGGTGGAAGGACTCGAAGCAGAGTTTGAAGCAGAGTTTGTCGCTAAGCAGGTCGATGCAGACCAAGATAAAGTGCTGTTGGTGGGTGTAATGACTCAGCACATGACTCAGTTGGAGTTTGAGGACGGGCTCGCAGAAATCACGCGGCTGGTTGAAAGCGCGGGGGGTCAGGTGCTGCAAACAGTGCGCCAAAAACGATCGCGCCCCCATCCGCAGACAGTCGTCGGGGAAGGCAAAGTTCAGGAAATTTCCCTCGCCGCTCAGACGGTTAGCGCTAACCTCGTGGTATTCGATCGCGACCTGGGGCCCGCACAAATACGGAACTTGGAAACTCAGATAGGTATCCGGGTCGTCGATCGAACAGAGGTAATTCTCGACATCTTTGCCCAAAGAGCTCGATCGAGCGAGGGTAAATTGCAAGTCGAACTCGCTCAGCTAGAGTACGCCCTACCCCGGCTCCGAGGTCGCGGTCAGGCAATGTCGAGACAGGGTGCTGGCATTGGTACCAGAGGCCCCGGGGAAACCAAACTAGAAACCGAACGGCGGACGATCGCCAAACGCATTTCTCGATTGCAGCAAGAAGTAAATCAACTGCTGGCGCACCGCTTCCGGCTGCGGCAGAACCGGCATCATCACGAAGTACCCTCAGTCGCGATCGTCGGCTACACCAACGCCGGTAAATCCACTCTGCTCAACCTGCTCACCAATTCCGAGGTCTATGCCGCCGACCAGTTATTTGCCACCCTTGACCCCACAACTCGACGGTTGACCATTCCCGGCGTCACCGGGGAACCCCTGTCGATCGTCCTCACAGATACAGTGGGCTTTATTCGCGAACTGCCCTCCTCCTTGATCGACGCTTTTCGAGCTACCCTCGAAGAAGTCACTGACGCCGATGCTTTGCTGCACCTAGTCGATCTCTCCCATCCCGCGTGGCAGAGCCAAATTCGATCGGTCATGAATATTTTGACCGATATGCCCGTAACTCCCGGGCCAGCCCTTGTTGTTTTTAACAAAATCGATGCCGTAGATGGAGATACTCTCGCCCTCGCCCGAGAAGAATTTCCTCAAGCCGTCTTTATTTCGGCTGCCAAAGGTCTCGGGATGGAAACTCTCCGCGACAGACTAGCTCAACTCGTGGAATACGCACTCTACCCTCGGTAA
- a CDS encoding high light inducible protein: METRPTNLPPTANAYNGKDRNAFLFGFNPQAELWNGRLAMIGFLAYLLWDAAGYSVLRDILHFLPTYIAH, translated from the coding sequence ATGGAAACTCGTCCTACTAACTTGCCTCCTACAGCTAATGCTTACAACGGCAAAGATAGGAATGCCTTTTTGTTTGGCTTCAACCCGCAAGCAGAACTTTGGAACGGTCGCTTAGCGATGATCGGTTTCTTAGCTTATTTGCTTTGGGATGCCGCTGGATATAGCGTTCTACGTGACATACTTCACTTTCTGCCTACCTACATTGCTCACTAA
- a CDS encoding Photosystem I reaction center subunit PsaK: MINSNLLAVVQSTVTDTASGNWQKPLVMFICNILALLVLSRRIWYPHVGPKMPLPFPSLFNNVSVPAFLACMSAGHLLGVFTILSLSIDKAI, encoded by the coding sequence ATGATTAACTCAAATTTACTGGCAGTAGTACAATCGACTGTGACTGACACAGCATCCGGAAATTGGCAAAAGCCTCTGGTGATGTTTATTTGCAACATCTTAGCCTTGCTAGTTCTCAGCCGCCGAATTTGGTATCCCCACGTCGGGCCGAAAATGCCTTTGCCCTTCCCCTCTCTGTTCAACAATGTTAGCGTACCGGCATTTCTGGCTTGCATGAGCGCTGGTCATTTGCTGGGAGTATTCACGATTTTGTCGCTGAGTATCGACAAGGCTATCTAG
- a CDS encoding DUF2834 domain-containing protein produces MKTKMFLGLLWATFIAYTLLLAPLDQPGTLTVIEKMIKFQLEGINPYLVTVFALMGVWPMVYACLLFIDERTQNISAGPAFIASNGAGIIGLIPYLLLRQPQPQFSGRKDMLIKISDSRWTGLVLLLTTIWLLAWAWLNGDWGDYVQQWQSIPFVHLITWDCCLMAVIFPSLLGDDMARRGLADDRIFWAVSLVPLLGPLVYLCLRPPLPDSATEIATFPLTARN; encoded by the coding sequence ATGAAAACAAAAATGTTTCTGGGGTTGCTATGGGCAACATTTATTGCCTACACCTTACTGCTAGCTCCTCTCGATCAGCCCGGAACGCTAACAGTTATTGAAAAAATGATCAAATTCCAGCTAGAAGGAATTAACCCCTACCTTGTAACGGTATTCGCTCTCATGGGAGTGTGGCCGATGGTCTACGCTTGCCTCCTATTCATTGATGAGAGAACCCAAAATATATCCGCTGGGCCTGCTTTCATCGCTTCCAACGGCGCCGGTATCATCGGCTTAATTCCCTACTTACTCCTCCGCCAGCCCCAGCCACAATTTTCCGGCCGCAAAGATATGTTGATCAAAATATCAGACTCCCGCTGGACAGGCCTTGTACTTTTACTAACTACTATCTGGCTGTTAGCTTGGGCTTGGTTAAATGGAGATTGGGGAGATTATGTCCAGCAGTGGCAGTCAATTCCTTTTGTGCATTTAATAACTTGGGATTGTTGCTTGATGGCTGTAATATTTCCCTCACTTCTGGGAGACGACATGGCACGCCGTGGACTCGCCGACGATCGCATTTTTTGGGCAGTCTCTCTAGTTCCGCTGTTAGGGCCGCTAGTTTATCTTTGTCTGCGCCCCCCTCTGCCAGACTCTGCAACAGAAATCGCCACTTTCCCACTGACAGCCAGAAATTGA
- a CDS encoding cyclase: MESTSMTNSDKQNQSSSSGDTERWASLIGGGALVLFGLSQRSLRGALLAVAGGGLAARGLGVVEGLQSAADQNQSIKVEKTVTIDKPADELYRLWRNFENLPRFMKHLKHVTVIDEKRSHWIASAPMGNSVEWDAAIVREEENRLIAWASVEGSDVDNSGFVRFQPASAGRGTEVKVVIEYNPPGGAIGAGAAKLFGEAPEQQIANDLRRFKQLMEAGEIASTEGQSSGRK; this comes from the coding sequence ATGGAATCTACTTCAATGACAAATTCCGACAAACAAAACCAAAGTAGTAGCAGCGGCGATACCGAACGCTGGGCATCTTTAATAGGCGGCGGGGCACTGGTGCTTTTTGGTTTGTCGCAGCGTTCTTTGCGAGGTGCTTTGCTGGCGGTTGCGGGCGGCGGTTTAGCGGCGCGCGGTCTGGGGGTGGTGGAGGGTTTGCAGTCTGCTGCTGATCAGAATCAAAGCATTAAAGTTGAAAAGACGGTGACGATCGACAAACCGGCTGATGAATTGTACCGTTTATGGCGCAATTTTGAAAATTTGCCTCGGTTTATGAAGCATCTCAAACACGTTACTGTCATCGATGAAAAACGTTCTCACTGGATTGCCAGCGCGCCGATGGGCAATAGTGTGGAATGGGATGCAGCGATTGTCCGCGAAGAAGAAAATCGCTTAATTGCTTGGGCGTCTGTTGAAGGATCTGATGTTGACAATTCTGGTTTTGTGCGCTTTCAACCGGCATCTGCAGGACGCGGTACAGAGGTAAAAGTTGTCATCGAATACAACCCTCCGGGGGGCGCAATTGGTGCTGGCGCTGCTAAACTATTTGGCGAAGCTCCAGAACAGCAAATTGCCAATGATTTACGTCGCTTTAAGCAGTTAATGGAAGCTGGGGAAATAGCGAGTACAGAAGGTCAATCTTCGGGCCGCAAGTAA
- a CDS encoding signal peptidase I produces MSSQVVFGNAGAEGASRGGWFAGHFITPENDARSTSVLEVKWGTHPAGDCRTQWAVNAAATTLSILVKGRFRLQFPEQEILLSREGDYALWQPGVPHYWSAEEDSVIVTVRWPSLSGDSSGIKN; encoded by the coding sequence ATGTCATCTCAAGTGGTTTTTGGAAATGCGGGCGCTGAAGGGGCAAGTCGGGGCGGGTGGTTTGCGGGTCACTTTATTACCCCTGAAAACGACGCGCGATCGACTTCTGTTTTAGAGGTAAAATGGGGCACTCACCCCGCCGGAGATTGTAGGACTCAGTGGGCGGTAAATGCTGCCGCCACCACGCTTTCTATCCTGGTAAAAGGGCGGTTTCGGCTGCAATTTCCCGAGCAAGAAATCTTGCTTTCTCGCGAAGGAGATTATGCTCTGTGGCAGCCGGGAGTGCCTCATTATTGGTCAGCCGAGGAGGATTCGGTGATCGTGACTGTGCGGTGGCCTTCGCTGTCGGGAGATAGTTCGGGAATTAAGAATTAA
- the galK gene encoding galactokinase, translating into MKFQRVFGTLPKTTASAPGRVNLLGEHTDYNDGFVLPTAIPQRTTVQIGFSSDDRHHFYSAEYDELINYSDDDTIPQNFVSYICGCLRLLEKEGYKVPPINLYITSNVPIGAGLSSSAALEIATLRGLRALLNLPLDDVRLAQIGQQAEIQYAGLNCGIMDQMASSLADTNTMLFIDTRSLECRPVPFPAGTEILIIDSGESHKLAAGSGYNERRAECEESARILGVKALRDIADPQAVEVLPEPLKRRSRHVVTENNRVLEAVKSVSAERFGELMNASHASQRDDYEVSVAAVDTLAAILQSIPGVFGARLTGGGFGGACVALVESGKAGVIASEAIDRYQRAGYNGRVLVPEVKVNS; encoded by the coding sequence ATGAAATTCCAACGAGTATTTGGTACATTACCTAAAACCACAGCCAGCGCACCCGGAAGAGTAAACCTGCTGGGCGAACACACAGACTACAACGATGGATTTGTACTTCCAACTGCGATTCCCCAGCGCACAACAGTACAAATCGGCTTCAGCAGTGACGATCGACACCATTTTTATTCAGCAGAATATGACGAACTCATAAATTATTCAGACGACGATACAATACCGCAAAACTTCGTCAGTTATATCTGTGGCTGCCTCAGACTTTTAGAAAAAGAAGGATACAAAGTACCGCCAATAAATCTCTACATTACCTCGAATGTGCCGATCGGAGCCGGTTTGTCCAGCAGCGCCGCTTTAGAAATAGCCACCCTCAGAGGACTGCGCGCGCTGCTGAACCTCCCCCTAGACGACGTGCGGCTAGCTCAAATCGGACAGCAAGCCGAAATCCAGTATGCCGGCTTGAACTGTGGCATCATGGATCAAATGGCGTCGAGTTTAGCAGATACCAACACCATGCTATTTATCGACACCCGCAGCCTGGAATGCCGCCCGGTACCTTTTCCCGCAGGCACAGAAATTTTAATAATTGACAGCGGCGAAAGCCACAAACTAGCAGCAGGAAGCGGCTACAACGAGCGCCGCGCCGAGTGCGAGGAATCCGCGCGGATATTGGGAGTTAAAGCTCTCAGGGATATCGCCGATCCCCAAGCAGTCGAAGTATTGCCAGAACCCCTCAAAAGGCGATCGCGCCACGTCGTTACCGAAAACAACCGCGTGCTCGAAGCCGTAAAATCTGTGTCGGCAGAGCGTTTTGGTGAGTTAATGAATGCTTCCCACGCCAGCCAGCGCGACGACTACGAAGTTTCGGTAGCGGCAGTAGACACGCTCGCGGCCATCTTGCAGTCAATCCCGGGAGTCTTCGGCGCAAGGCTGACGGGCGGAGGTTTTGGCGGTGCTTGCGTAGCCTTGGTGGAGAGTGGGAAAGCGGGTGTTATCGCATCAGAGGCGATCGATCGCTACCAGCGCGCGGGTTATAACGGTCGCGTTTTGGTTCCAGAAGTTAAAGTTAATTCTTAA
- the rsmA gene encoding 16S rRNA (adenine(1518)-N(6)/adenine(1519)-N(6))-dimethyltransferase RsmA — protein MRSTRPRKQFAQHWLKSEKALDKIVKAASLDRDRVLEIGPGTGILTRRLLPAAESVVAVEIDRDLCLKLAKQLGKTDNFLLLQGDILEMDLEAELTAFPKFQNPNKVVANIPYNITGPILQKLLGTISVPAAKPFDSIVLLVQKEVAQRLYAKPGSTAFGALSVRVQYLAECELICDVPSKDFFPPPKVDSAVVRLVPRLIETPAVNPRYLENLVKLGFGSKRKMLRNNLKGAVDLDKLVQLLEELQINPQSRAEDLSVDQWVSLSNNIMGDV, from the coding sequence ATGCGATCGACCAGACCCCGGAAACAGTTTGCTCAACATTGGCTCAAAAGCGAGAAAGCCTTAGATAAGATTGTGAAAGCGGCTTCTTTGGATCGCGATCGCGTCCTGGAAATTGGGCCGGGTACGGGGATTTTGACTCGGCGTTTGCTGCCTGCTGCTGAGTCTGTTGTTGCTGTGGAGATCGATCGAGATTTGTGTCTCAAGCTAGCCAAACAACTCGGCAAAACCGACAATTTTTTACTGCTACAAGGGGACATCTTGGAAATGGACTTAGAGGCGGAACTAACGGCCTTTCCCAAATTCCAAAATCCCAATAAAGTTGTTGCCAACATTCCCTATAATATCACCGGCCCGATTCTGCAAAAACTGCTGGGAACGATATCTGTTCCTGCGGCTAAACCCTTCGATTCGATCGTGCTGTTAGTGCAGAAAGAAGTGGCCCAAAGGCTTTACGCTAAACCGGGTTCGACAGCTTTTGGCGCTTTGTCGGTGCGGGTGCAGTATTTAGCAGAATGCGAGTTAATTTGCGATGTGCCGTCTAAAGACTTTTTTCCGCCACCAAAAGTCGATTCTGCCGTGGTGCGGCTGGTTCCGAGACTGATAGAAACTCCGGCGGTTAATCCGCGCTATTTGGAGAATTTAGTTAAGTTGGGATTTGGTAGCAAGCGCAAAATGCTGCGAAATAATTTGAAAGGGGCTGTGGACTTAGATAAACTTGTTCAATTGCTAGAAGAGTTACAGATAAATCCTCAATCTCGCGCTGAAGATTTAAGCGTGGATCAATGGGTAAGTTTG